Below is a genomic region from Enoplosus armatus isolate fEnoArm2 chromosome 10, fEnoArm2.hap1, whole genome shotgun sequence.
CATCACGTTCTCTGTACTCTGTGTAGCTCATTGTCAAAAAGATGCCCAAGAACAGAGGACCACTCCAGGGAGGAAGCCCAAGCCAAGCAGACTTCCCAAACTTGGGACATCAACAAATAAAGGGCCCAGAGCGGTAACAGCCAAACCCAAGATCAAAGCTACACCTGCATCCCCAGCACAGACCTTCCTCACGCAGGTGTTTCGTCTAGCACACAATAGCTTCTGACAGCAAAATTGCATCTGTATCTGTGGtatttttgtaaaactgtaTGATTTTGTATCTGACACATAAAGGTGCTGAACAGGGGGAAGTTTAAGAAGGTGGGAGAAACTGTAAGTGTGCCGACAGGAGACACCCTGGAGCTGAGGTGCAGGGGCAAACCTGTGCAGTGGAGCGTCCCCTCGTACCTGGAGGAGGACGATGATGGAAGGCTCAGGTAAGAGATGATAAACCTTTATCATGCATGGTGTACAATATGTTCTTCTAATGATAGAATGATAAAATCTGTTGGAGAGTCAGTATTCTCTCTGACTGTTTTGGCCCTGCAGGATTGTCCAACATGAGCGCTACGGCGTTCTGACGTTAGTCAACACGACTGGTGCAGACACAGGGGAGTACACCTGTTATCCTATGTACTGTGAAGACACAGACTGCAGGAAGGAGTATGACAAAGCTGTCAAGGTCTTCGTCTTCTTTCCCGGtacaataaataaactttattgatgCTTACACGTGCACCTCTCCTAACTGCAAGGGTTATCTTATCATCAATCTGCCATATTCTCACTGTACCAATCAGACCCACAAGAACTATTTGTTCCGTCATCCGACTACTACGAGGTGATTCAGCTGAGAACCAACTGGCCGACGCTCCTCCCCTGCCAGGTGACGTCACCTGAGGCCAAAGTAACTCTGCACCGCGAGTTTCCACCAGTGGAGGTGGCGGTGGATGGGACGGAGATCTCGTTTAATGTCAAGAAGGGCTTCACCATTAATCGACCCCGGCCTTATCACGCTGGAGCCTTGTACTGTGTAGCCAGTCTGGGCAACCTGAGGCAGAGCTCCACCAAGTACATGCTCATCTATGTTAACTGTGAGTGCTGCCGCCAAGTCGCCCATTCCCTTAATCATGAATTAATTTGTCGACTATTCTATTGTTGATGAGGGGCCTAGCATGTATCAGAAAGGAAGGCAGAGAAATACTATGTACAGGTAGACAGATCAGCACAGGGCTGACAAATGTACTTATACAGAAGAtcacattcaaaatgatttattaggcgatcaacacacacattaattgaTAATCGGTTGTTAAAGTAATTTATTAAGCAACAGGCTAAAAATTTGTTttctaatgtgaggatttgcgaCCTTTTCTGTTTATATACTTGATGTACTTTGGGGTATTTGACTGttgatcaaaacaaacaactgacatttcaactccTTTCAATGCTTACACctcaactgacacttcaaaccCTTTCAGATCTCAGGTCTTCACATTTTGAACAActagaaaaaacatattttctttggcTCTTCAAACTCTCACTACTTCCTCTGTTCATACACAATTCACTCCAACTGCTTTCAGCTAAAATCGTGTTTCAGTTTATACACTTGAACTGGTACTAATTTCactttcaagtcattttttctGCATACACTTCGACTGACAGTTCACTTATTACACTTAAATTCACACTTCAACTTTAATTGCTAATTCAGCTTCTTTCAGTATTTGTATTTCGACTTTCGTACTTAGCCTTTtctagttgttgtttttttgacattttatagactaaacggTGAATCAGAAAAACCACTGACAGatttaacaacaataaaaatactTGTTAATTGCAGCACTACAAGTAACTATTTGTattaacacagacacagtttcaTTATGCTGACTAATAAATAACTAAGCCACTGTTAAATCATTGTTTGGTGTGACTTATCACTTACATAACTCACCTATGTGTATTCCACATTATGGCACCAGACCCCATGGCTCCTCCTGCTCCAGTGATCCAGGCCTCGTCAAGCTCGGTGGCTCTGGGGGAGAATCTGCGTGTCAGCTGCTCTGTGGTGGGAGAACAGGACGTGGCTGTAGAGTTCACCTGGGAATACCCAGGACAGCAGGTCAGGCgctgataatgataataaatctAAACTTGAATGTTCTACAGATCAGTAATAAGACATTTTGatgcatgaaaatatatatttttttctggatGGTTGTGAGACAAATTAAGTGAAGTATCTGTGTAGTTTATGTACATCATCTTTCATTATAGCTTACTGTGTCTTTCTAGCTAGTTTGTTATTAGTTAAGAGGCTTCTAAACTATGGACTGCAGCACATCCAGGCCTGTAACTATTCATCAAtgacttattaacatttaagcTGCAGACTTAACGGCTTATTGTAAAGAGGAACCTTTTCTCCCgttctgtacagtatgtgtttgtttcaccTGTGCTGGTTGCAGATCGGGAGGCCTCTGTACACTCAAGAGAGCATCAGTCCAGTCGGTGGAGGAGCGGCTCGACAGCAGTCTCAGTCTGTCCTCCTGGTGGACGAGATGAGGAATGTGGACCAGGGAACATACACCTGCACCGCCCAGAACCTGCAAGGAGCCACATCAGTGTCCACCACCGTTAAAGTGGTCCCCAAAGCCAAACCTAATAAACCATAAACCATCAAAACTGGATGATATCACTAagatgaaagagagggaagagatcAGGTGCAACATTTTGCTTTGTCACAGTATTAAACAGTATTTTATCAGtcacatataaatacataattacAACAGAACACACTGCAGCATTACAATGATAACAGAGATATTATTGTTTAGATGAATGTATGTAAATTGTCGTGCTTCAAGCTTGTGGATTAAAGGTTTTATATATGCGCTTTGTCTTTTCCTACTTATTTCTTATTGTGCATGAAAGATAAtagtaaataaaagaaaataaatatataattattatttttagttatataaaaaatagttatttttctttgagTGAGATATTGTACCCAGAAATATGGGTCACAGCGTCTGCAATATTTCCCGgtagttttacatttacatattaagTGATGATTATGAACATTAAGTTGTAAAGTTCAGAATTATTTTTCAGAAATACCATAATCTCATCATATTGACAATTACATTAATAGAGGAATGTTGTTATACAGAGAAAGAAATCCAAAATTAAGAGTGAAAACGTTTGATcttgacaaaaatgtaaacctGTCATGATTAGTCgtaaatggacagaaaatgaatctgcaacaattctaataatcaaattattaacataaaaatgtcaaacatttcctacttgcagcttctcaaatgtgatttcctcagttttatatctttgtaatgtgattatctttgggtttctaACTGTTGGTCggtcaaaacaagacatctgatgACACAATCAGCTCTTGTAAATTGTGGTatacatttttactattttgtgACTTAACAGTTAATTGAATAACAATGATGTTTTTCCCTCAGAGGGATACTGTAAATGGTTGTACCCGGTGTGGACCCAGTGGCAACAGTTTGATGTTGGACCCCTATTGACCTCCAACCTCCGGTCCTCTGGGTAATGCATGTGTACCGAATCATCAAGTACAGAGACCAGCCAAAACTCTGAAATAATACCACCTGGTACCTGATATTATACACGAGTGCTGCAAATCCCCTGACAAATTTACAATTCATCATATTACCACAACCAATGGACTAGCAACGAACCTGGGACTTCTGGGGGCCCCGGGAGTTTGGGGCCCTTGGGGCAGCACTTTAAGGAAAAACTGCATGCTTCTCTTCACtgcttgtgatttttttttgtttatatg
It encodes:
- the LOC139291649 gene encoding platelet-derived growth factor receptor-like protein, which gives rise to MPLGNLLASKGRLVLSALLICGLIFELAHCQKDAQEQRTTPGRKPKPSRLPKLGTSTNKGPRAVTAKPKIKATPASPAQTFLTQVLNRGKFKKVGETVSVPTGDTLELRCRGKPVQWSVPSYLEEDDDGRLRIVQHERYGVLTLVNTTGADTGEYTCYPMYCEDTDCRKEYDKAVKVFVFFPDPQELFVPSSDYYEVIQLRTNWPTLLPCQVTSPEAKVTLHREFPPVEVAVDGTEISFNVKKGFTINRPRPYHAGALYCVASLGNLRQSSTKYMLIYVNYPMAPPAPVIQASSSSVALGENLRVSCSVVGEQDVAVEFTWEYPGQQIGRPLYTQESISPVGGGAARQQSQSVLLVDEMRNVDQGTYTCTAQNLQGATSVSTTVKVVPKAKPNKP